The Malus sylvestris chromosome 12, drMalSylv7.2, whole genome shotgun sequence genome contains a region encoding:
- the LOC126593031 gene encoding probable leucine-rich repeat receptor-like protein kinase At5g63930 isoform X1 encodes MVMVNMSYGFLITIVVLVAALLVFESDGLNDEGQYLLKFKSGLVDRFDHLGSWNSNDFTPCGWRGVNCSSGYNPLVLSLDLSSMNLSGYLSPSIGGLVHLNYLNLSFNELTWSIPEDIGNCSSLEVLNLNDNNFIGQIPKPIATLSSLRVLNLCNNRLSGPIHEEIGNLSSLSQLIAYSNNLSGILPRSLGNLKRLRTFRAGENLISGSLPTEIGECESLEVLGLAENQLSEEMPKELGMLENLGALFLWRNQLSGVIPKELGNCTNLEILALYENKLVGEIPRELGNIAYLEKLYLYRNMLNGTVPREIGNLSLVKQIDLSENLLSGEIPVELSKIAALQLLYLFKNQFTGVIPDEFTSLTNLTKLDLSINFLTGSIPIGIQYLTELIMLQLFHNLLSGVIPQGLGVYSALWVVDLSENFLTGGVPHHLCRNSNMILLNLGSNRLTGNIPNGITSCKSLVQLRLVGNNLTGTFPSEMCKLVNLSTMELDQNKFRGAIPPEIGNCRTLQRLHLSGNYFTSELPREIGSLPQLVTFNVSSNSLSGRIPPEIFNCKTLQRLDLSNNNFSDALPSEIGTLSQLELLKLSENNLSGNIPVALGNLVRLTELQMGGNSFSGGIPAELGSLSSLQIALNLSFNNLSGQIPPQLGNLILLEFLLLNNNNLTGTIPGVFKNLLSLLVCNLSYNALAGPIPHLPSFQNMNVDSFVGNKGLCGGPLGDCATSPYSLSFPPDMAKKRPHLGEIIAIIAAAIGGVSLILIAILVYVMRRPTSVVSSLQEKSFSLPVLDI; translated from the coding sequence ATGGTTATGGTGAACATGTCATATGGTTTCTTGATTACTATAGTTGTCCTTGTTGCTGCCCTTTTGGTTTTCGAATCCGATGGGCTTAACGATGAGGGCCAATATCTTCTAAAATTCAAGAGCGGATTAGTTGATAGGTTTGATCATCTTGGTAGTTGGAATTCCAATGATTTCACACCTTGTGGATGGAGAGGAGTGAATTGCAGCAGTGGATACAATCCGCTTGTGCTGTCTCTTGACTTGAGCTCAATGAATCTTTCGGGTTATTTGTCTCCGAGCATTGGCGGATTGGTTCACCTGAACTATCTTAATCTTTCTTTCAATGAACTGACTTGGAGTATACCTGAAGACATCGGAAATTGTTCGAGTTTGGAGGTTCTAAATTTGAATGACAATAACTTTATAGGTCAAATTCCTAAACCAATAGCTACGCTTTCAAGTTTACGAGTACTGAATCTCTGCAACAACAGATTATCAGGGCCTATCCATGAAGAAATTGGAAATCTTTCATCCCTGTCCCAGTTGATTGCCTACTCTAACAATCTTAGCGGAATTTTGCCGCGCTCTCTTGGAAATCTCAAAAGATTGAGGACTTTCCGGGCAGGGGAGAACTTAATATCCGGAAGCTTGCCTACAGAGATAGGTGAATGTGAGAGCTTGGAGGTTCTTGGTCTAGCGGAAAATCAGTTAAGTGAAGAAATGCCTAAGGAGCTCGGAATGCTTGAGAATTTGGGAGCTTTGTTTCTTTGGCGTAACCAGCTTTCCGGGGTTATTCCAAAGGAGCTTGGCAACTGTACAAATTTGGAAATTCTTGCCCTGTATGAGAACAAGCTTGTGGGAGAGATTCCAAGGGAGCTCGGAAACATCGCTTATCTGGAGAAGTTGTATCTTTACAGAAATATGTTGAATGGGACAGTTCCAAGAGAGATTGGCAATCTTTCTCTAGTAAAACAGATTGATCTTTCGGAGAACTTGTTATCAGGAGAGATACCGGTTGAGCTCAGTAAGATAGCGGCATTGCAATTGCTTTATCTTTTCAAGAACCAATTCACAGGTGTTATTCCAGATGAGTTCACAAGCCTTACAAACCTGACTAAGCTCGACCTCTCTATCAATTTTCTCACCGGTTCAATTCCTATCGGAATCCAGTACTTGACTGAACTGATCATGCTGCAATTGTTCCACAATTTGCTGAGTGGTGTAATCCCTCAAGGCCTTGGAGTGTATAGCGCGCTTTGGGTGGTTGACTTATCCGAAAACTTCCTAACAGGGGGAGTTCCTCATCATCTCTGCAGAAATTCTAACATGATTTTGTTAAATTTGGGGTCTAACAGGCTCACTGGGAATATaccaaatggcatcacaagcTGCAAGTCATTAGTGCAGCTTCGTCTAGTTGGAAACAACCTCACGGGTACTTTTCCATCTGAAATGTGCAAACTGGTTAACCTTTCTACAATGGAGTTGGATCAGAACAAGTTCAGGGGAGCCATTCCTCCAGAAATTGGCAactgtagaactttgcaaaggcTTCACCTTTCGGGCAACTACTTCACATCGGAGCTGCCTAGAGAGATTGGTAGCCTCCCACAGTTGGTGACCTTTAATGTCTCATCCAATTCTCTTTCTGGAAGGATACCGCCTGAAATTTTCAATTGTAAAACACTTCAACGGCTTGATCTTAGCAATAACAACTTTTCAGATGCATTGCCAAGTGAGATAGGAACACTTTCTCAGTTGGAGCTTCTCAAGCTTTCTGAAAACAATCTTTCCGGAAACATACCGGTTGCGCTGGGAAACCTTGTACGTTTGACTGAGCTACAAATGGGTGGCAACTCATTCTCTGGCGGCATCCCAGCGGAGTTGGGTTCCCTTTCGAGCCTGCAGATTGCATTAAATCTCAGTTTTAACAACCTTTCCGGGCAGATACCTCCTCAGCTTGGAAATCTTATCTTACTGGAATTCCTGCTACTCAATAACAACAATTTGACAGGTACAATTCCAGGTGTTTTCAAGAATCTTTTGAGTCTACTTGTCTGCAACCTGTCGTACAATGCCTTGGCAGGGCCTATTCCTCATTTACCATCCTTTCAGAATATGAATGTTGACAGCTTTGTTGGGAATAAAGGACTCTGCGGTGGGCCTCTTGGTGATTGCGCAACATCACCATATTCACTCTCTTTTCCTCCGGATATGGCGAAGAAACGCCCCCACTTGGGTGAAATCATCGCTATCATCGCAGCAGCTATTGGTGGTGTTTCTCTCATTTTGATTGCAATCCTTGTATATGTCATGAGACGTCCCACGAGCGTAGTTTCTTCATTGCAGGAAAAATCATTCTCTTTGCCGGTTTTGGACATCTAA
- the LOC126593031 gene encoding probable leucine-rich repeat receptor-like protein kinase At5g63930 isoform X6: MVMVNMSYGFLITIVVLVAALLVFESDGLNDEGQYLLKFKSGLVDRFDHLGSWNSNDFTPCGWRGVNCSSGYNPLVLSLDLSSMNLSGYLSPSIGGLVHLNYLNLSFNELTWSIPEDIGNCSSLEVLNLNDNNFIGQIPKPIATLSSLRVLNLCNNRLSGPIHEEIGNLSSLSQLIAYSNNLSGILPRSLGNLKRLRTFRAGENLISGSLPTEIGECESLEVLGLAENQLSEEMPKELGMLENLGALFLWRNQLSGVIPKELGNCTNLEILALYENKLVGEIPRELGNIAYLEKLYLYRNMLNGTVPREIGNLSLVKQIDLSENLLSGEIPVELSKIAALQLLYLFKNQFTGVIPDEFTSLTNLTKLDLSINFLTGSIPIGIQYLTELIMLQLFHNLLSGVIPQGLGVYSALWVVDLSENFLTGGVPHHLCRNSNMILLNLGSNRLTGNIPNGITSCKSLVQLRLVGNNLTGTFPSEMCKLVNLSTMELDQNKFRGAIPPEIGNCRTLQRLHLSGNYFTSELPREIGSLPQLVTFNVSSNSLSGRIPPEIFNCKTLQRLDLSNNNFSDALPSEIGTLSQLELLKLSENNLSGNIPVALGNLVRLTELQMGGNSFSGGIPAELGSLSSLQIALNLSFNNLSGQIPPQLGNLILLEFLLLNNNNLTALLGIKDSAVGLLVIAQHHHIHSLFLRIWRRNAPTWEKSFSLPVLDI, from the exons ATGGTTATGGTGAACATGTCATATGGTTTCTTGATTACTATAGTTGTCCTTGTTGCTGCCCTTTTGGTTTTCGAATCCGATGGGCTTAACGATGAGGGCCAATATCTTCTAAAATTCAAGAGCGGATTAGTTGATAGGTTTGATCATCTTGGTAGTTGGAATTCCAATGATTTCACACCTTGTGGATGGAGAGGAGTGAATTGCAGCAGTGGATACAATCCGCTTGTGCTGTCTCTTGACTTGAGCTCAATGAATCTTTCGGGTTATTTGTCTCCGAGCATTGGCGGATTGGTTCACCTGAACTATCTTAATCTTTCTTTCAATGAACTGACTTGGAGTATACCTGAAGACATCGGAAATTGTTCGAGTTTGGAGGTTCTAAATTTGAATGACAATAACTTTATAGGTCAAATTCCTAAACCAATAGCTACGCTTTCAAGTTTACGAGTACTGAATCTCTGCAACAACAGATTATCAGGGCCTATCCATGAAGAAATTGGAAATCTTTCATCCCTGTCCCAGTTGATTGCCTACTCTAACAATCTTAGCGGAATTTTGCCGCGCTCTCTTGGAAATCTCAAAAGATTGAGGACTTTCCGGGCAGGGGAGAACTTAATATCCGGAAGCTTGCCTACAGAGATAGGTGAATGTGAGAGCTTGGAGGTTCTTGGTCTAGCGGAAAATCAGTTAAGTGAAGAAATGCCTAAGGAGCTCGGAATGCTTGAGAATTTGGGAGCTTTGTTTCTTTGGCGTAACCAGCTTTCCGGGGTTATTCCAAAGGAGCTTGGCAACTGTACAAATTTGGAAATTCTTGCCCTGTATGAGAACAAGCTTGTGGGAGAGATTCCAAGGGAGCTCGGAAACATCGCTTATCTGGAGAAGTTGTATCTTTACAGAAATATGTTGAATGGGACAGTTCCAAGAGAGATTGGCAATCTTTCTCTAGTAAAACAGATTGATCTTTCGGAGAACTTGTTATCAGGAGAGATACCGGTTGAGCTCAGTAAGATAGCGGCATTGCAATTGCTTTATCTTTTCAAGAACCAATTCACAGGTGTTATTCCAGATGAGTTCACAAGCCTTACAAACCTGACTAAGCTCGACCTCTCTATCAATTTTCTCACCGGTTCAATTCCTATCGGAATCCAGTACTTGACTGAACTGATCATGCTGCAATTGTTCCACAATTTGCTGAGTGGTGTAATCCCTCAAGGCCTTGGAGTGTATAGCGCGCTTTGGGTGGTTGACTTATCCGAAAACTTCCTAACAGGGGGAGTTCCTCATCATCTCTGCAGAAATTCTAACATGATTTTGTTAAATTTGGGGTCTAACAGGCTCACTGGGAATATaccaaatggcatcacaagcTGCAAGTCATTAGTGCAGCTTCGTCTAGTTGGAAACAACCTCACGGGTACTTTTCCATCTGAAATGTGCAAACTGGTTAACCTTTCTACAATGGAGTTGGATCAGAACAAGTTCAGGGGAGCCATTCCTCCAGAAATTGGCAactgtagaactttgcaaaggcTTCACCTTTCGGGCAACTACTTCACATCGGAGCTGCCTAGAGAGATTGGTAGCCTCCCACAGTTGGTGACCTTTAATGTCTCATCCAATTCTCTTTCTGGAAGGATACCGCCTGAAATTTTCAATTGTAAAACACTTCAACGGCTTGATCTTAGCAATAACAACTTTTCAGATGCATTGCCAAGTGAGATAGGAACACTTTCTCAGTTGGAGCTTCTCAAGCTTTCTGAAAACAATCTTTCCGGAAACATACCGGTTGCGCTGGGAAACCTTGTACGTTTGACTGAGCTACAAATGGGTGGCAACTCATTCTCTGGCGGCATCCCAGCGGAGTTGGGTTCCCTTTCGAGCCTGCAGATTGCATTAAATCTCAGTTTTAACAACCTTTCCGGGCAGATACCTCCTCAGCTTGGAAATCTTATCTTACTGGAATTCCTGCTACTCAATAACAACAATTTGACAG CTTTGTTGGGAATAAAGGACTCTGCGGTGGGCCTCTTGGTGATTGCGCAACATCACCATATTCACTCTCTTTTCCTCCGGATATGGCGAAGAAACGCCCCCACTTGG GAAAAATCATTCTCTTTGCCGGTTTTGGACATCTAA
- the LOC126593031 gene encoding probable leucine-rich repeat receptor-like protein kinase At5g63930 isoform X7, which yields MVMVNMSYGFLITIVVLVAALLVFESDGLNDEGQYLLKFKSGLVDRFDHLGSWNSNDFTPCGWRGVNCSSGYNPLVLSLDLSSMNLSGYLSPSIGGLVHLNYLNLSFNELTWSIPEDIGNCSSLEVLNLNDNNFIGQIPKPIATLSSLRVLNLCNNRLSGPIHEEIGNLSSLSQLIAYSNNLSGILPRSLGNLKRLRTFRAGENLISGSLPTEIGECESLEVLGLAENQLSEEMPKELGMLENLGALFLWRNQLSGVIPKELGNCTNLEILALYENKLVGEIPRELGNIAYLEKLYLYRNMLNGTVPREIGNLSLVKQIDLSENLLSGEIPVELSKIAALQLLYLFKNQFTGVIPDEFTSLTNLTKLDLSINFLTGSIPIGIQYLTELIMLQLFHNLLSGVIPQGLGVYSALWVVDLSENFLTGGVPHHLCRNSNMILLNLGSNRLTGNIPNGITSCKSLVQLRLVGNNLTGTFPSEMCKLVNLSTMELDQNKFRGAIPPEIGNCRTLQRLHLSGNYFTSELPREIGSLPQLVTFNVSSNSLSGRIPPEIFNCKTLQRLDLSNNNFSDALPSEIGTLSQLELLKLSENNLSGNIPVALGNLVRLTELQMGGNSFSGGIPAELGSLSSLQIALNLSFNNLSGQIPPQLGNLILLEFLLLNNNNLTEYEC from the exons ATGGTTATGGTGAACATGTCATATGGTTTCTTGATTACTATAGTTGTCCTTGTTGCTGCCCTTTTGGTTTTCGAATCCGATGGGCTTAACGATGAGGGCCAATATCTTCTAAAATTCAAGAGCGGATTAGTTGATAGGTTTGATCATCTTGGTAGTTGGAATTCCAATGATTTCACACCTTGTGGATGGAGAGGAGTGAATTGCAGCAGTGGATACAATCCGCTTGTGCTGTCTCTTGACTTGAGCTCAATGAATCTTTCGGGTTATTTGTCTCCGAGCATTGGCGGATTGGTTCACCTGAACTATCTTAATCTTTCTTTCAATGAACTGACTTGGAGTATACCTGAAGACATCGGAAATTGTTCGAGTTTGGAGGTTCTAAATTTGAATGACAATAACTTTATAGGTCAAATTCCTAAACCAATAGCTACGCTTTCAAGTTTACGAGTACTGAATCTCTGCAACAACAGATTATCAGGGCCTATCCATGAAGAAATTGGAAATCTTTCATCCCTGTCCCAGTTGATTGCCTACTCTAACAATCTTAGCGGAATTTTGCCGCGCTCTCTTGGAAATCTCAAAAGATTGAGGACTTTCCGGGCAGGGGAGAACTTAATATCCGGAAGCTTGCCTACAGAGATAGGTGAATGTGAGAGCTTGGAGGTTCTTGGTCTAGCGGAAAATCAGTTAAGTGAAGAAATGCCTAAGGAGCTCGGAATGCTTGAGAATTTGGGAGCTTTGTTTCTTTGGCGTAACCAGCTTTCCGGGGTTATTCCAAAGGAGCTTGGCAACTGTACAAATTTGGAAATTCTTGCCCTGTATGAGAACAAGCTTGTGGGAGAGATTCCAAGGGAGCTCGGAAACATCGCTTATCTGGAGAAGTTGTATCTTTACAGAAATATGTTGAATGGGACAGTTCCAAGAGAGATTGGCAATCTTTCTCTAGTAAAACAGATTGATCTTTCGGAGAACTTGTTATCAGGAGAGATACCGGTTGAGCTCAGTAAGATAGCGGCATTGCAATTGCTTTATCTTTTCAAGAACCAATTCACAGGTGTTATTCCAGATGAGTTCACAAGCCTTACAAACCTGACTAAGCTCGACCTCTCTATCAATTTTCTCACCGGTTCAATTCCTATCGGAATCCAGTACTTGACTGAACTGATCATGCTGCAATTGTTCCACAATTTGCTGAGTGGTGTAATCCCTCAAGGCCTTGGAGTGTATAGCGCGCTTTGGGTGGTTGACTTATCCGAAAACTTCCTAACAGGGGGAGTTCCTCATCATCTCTGCAGAAATTCTAACATGATTTTGTTAAATTTGGGGTCTAACAGGCTCACTGGGAATATaccaaatggcatcacaagcTGCAAGTCATTAGTGCAGCTTCGTCTAGTTGGAAACAACCTCACGGGTACTTTTCCATCTGAAATGTGCAAACTGGTTAACCTTTCTACAATGGAGTTGGATCAGAACAAGTTCAGGGGAGCCATTCCTCCAGAAATTGGCAactgtagaactttgcaaaggcTTCACCTTTCGGGCAACTACTTCACATCGGAGCTGCCTAGAGAGATTGGTAGCCTCCCACAGTTGGTGACCTTTAATGTCTCATCCAATTCTCTTTCTGGAAGGATACCGCCTGAAATTTTCAATTGTAAAACACTTCAACGGCTTGATCTTAGCAATAACAACTTTTCAGATGCATTGCCAAGTGAGATAGGAACACTTTCTCAGTTGGAGCTTCTCAAGCTTTCTGAAAACAATCTTTCCGGAAACATACCGGTTGCGCTGGGAAACCTTGTACGTTTGACTGAGCTACAAATGGGTGGCAACTCATTCTCTGGCGGCATCCCAGCGGAGTTGGGTTCCCTTTCGAGCCTGCAGATTGCATTAAATCTCAGTTTTAACAACCTTTCCGGGCAGATACCTCCTCAGCTTGGAAATCTTATCTTACTGGAATTCCTGCTACTCAATAACAACAATTTGACAG AATATGAATGTTGA
- the LOC126593031 gene encoding probable leucine-rich repeat receptor-like protein kinase At5g63930 isoform X4 has product MVMVNMSYGFLITIVVLVAALLVFESDGLNDEGQYLLKFKSGLVDRFDHLGSWNSNDFTPCGWRGVNCSSGYNPLVLSLDLSSMNLSGYLSPSIGGLVHLNYLNLSFNELTWSIPEDIGNCSSLEVLNLNDNNFIGQIPKPIATLSSLRVLNLCNNRLSGPIHEEIGNLSSLSQLIAYSNNLSGILPRSLGNLKRLRTFRAGENLISGSLPTEIGECESLEVLGLAENQLSEEMPKELGMLENLGALFLWRNQLSGVIPKELGNCTNLEILALYENKLVGEIPRELGNIAYLEKLYLYRNMLNGTVPREIGNLSLVKQIDLSENLLSGEIPVELSKIAALQLLYLFKNQFTGVIPDEFTSLTNLTKLDLSINFLTGSIPIGIQYLTELIMLQLFHNLLSGVIPQGLGVYSALWVVDLSENFLTGGVPHHLCRNSNMILLNLGSNRLTGNIPNGITSCKSLVQLRLVGNNLTGTFPSEMCKLVNLSTMELDQNKFRGAIPPEIGNCRTLQRLHLSGNYFTSELPREIGSLPQLVTFNVSSNSLSGRIPPEIFNCKTLQRLDLSNNNFSDALPSEIGTLSQLELLKLSENNLSGNIPVALGNLVRLTELQMGGNSFSGGIPAELGSLSSLQIALNLSFNNLSGQIPPQLGNLILLEFLLLNNNNLTGLCGGPLGDCATSPYSLSFPPDMAKKRPHLGKIILFAGFGHLILSKGCRVHFPRLGCGD; this is encoded by the exons ATGGTTATGGTGAACATGTCATATGGTTTCTTGATTACTATAGTTGTCCTTGTTGCTGCCCTTTTGGTTTTCGAATCCGATGGGCTTAACGATGAGGGCCAATATCTTCTAAAATTCAAGAGCGGATTAGTTGATAGGTTTGATCATCTTGGTAGTTGGAATTCCAATGATTTCACACCTTGTGGATGGAGAGGAGTGAATTGCAGCAGTGGATACAATCCGCTTGTGCTGTCTCTTGACTTGAGCTCAATGAATCTTTCGGGTTATTTGTCTCCGAGCATTGGCGGATTGGTTCACCTGAACTATCTTAATCTTTCTTTCAATGAACTGACTTGGAGTATACCTGAAGACATCGGAAATTGTTCGAGTTTGGAGGTTCTAAATTTGAATGACAATAACTTTATAGGTCAAATTCCTAAACCAATAGCTACGCTTTCAAGTTTACGAGTACTGAATCTCTGCAACAACAGATTATCAGGGCCTATCCATGAAGAAATTGGAAATCTTTCATCCCTGTCCCAGTTGATTGCCTACTCTAACAATCTTAGCGGAATTTTGCCGCGCTCTCTTGGAAATCTCAAAAGATTGAGGACTTTCCGGGCAGGGGAGAACTTAATATCCGGAAGCTTGCCTACAGAGATAGGTGAATGTGAGAGCTTGGAGGTTCTTGGTCTAGCGGAAAATCAGTTAAGTGAAGAAATGCCTAAGGAGCTCGGAATGCTTGAGAATTTGGGAGCTTTGTTTCTTTGGCGTAACCAGCTTTCCGGGGTTATTCCAAAGGAGCTTGGCAACTGTACAAATTTGGAAATTCTTGCCCTGTATGAGAACAAGCTTGTGGGAGAGATTCCAAGGGAGCTCGGAAACATCGCTTATCTGGAGAAGTTGTATCTTTACAGAAATATGTTGAATGGGACAGTTCCAAGAGAGATTGGCAATCTTTCTCTAGTAAAACAGATTGATCTTTCGGAGAACTTGTTATCAGGAGAGATACCGGTTGAGCTCAGTAAGATAGCGGCATTGCAATTGCTTTATCTTTTCAAGAACCAATTCACAGGTGTTATTCCAGATGAGTTCACAAGCCTTACAAACCTGACTAAGCTCGACCTCTCTATCAATTTTCTCACCGGTTCAATTCCTATCGGAATCCAGTACTTGACTGAACTGATCATGCTGCAATTGTTCCACAATTTGCTGAGTGGTGTAATCCCTCAAGGCCTTGGAGTGTATAGCGCGCTTTGGGTGGTTGACTTATCCGAAAACTTCCTAACAGGGGGAGTTCCTCATCATCTCTGCAGAAATTCTAACATGATTTTGTTAAATTTGGGGTCTAACAGGCTCACTGGGAATATaccaaatggcatcacaagcTGCAAGTCATTAGTGCAGCTTCGTCTAGTTGGAAACAACCTCACGGGTACTTTTCCATCTGAAATGTGCAAACTGGTTAACCTTTCTACAATGGAGTTGGATCAGAACAAGTTCAGGGGAGCCATTCCTCCAGAAATTGGCAactgtagaactttgcaaaggcTTCACCTTTCGGGCAACTACTTCACATCGGAGCTGCCTAGAGAGATTGGTAGCCTCCCACAGTTGGTGACCTTTAATGTCTCATCCAATTCTCTTTCTGGAAGGATACCGCCTGAAATTTTCAATTGTAAAACACTTCAACGGCTTGATCTTAGCAATAACAACTTTTCAGATGCATTGCCAAGTGAGATAGGAACACTTTCTCAGTTGGAGCTTCTCAAGCTTTCTGAAAACAATCTTTCCGGAAACATACCGGTTGCGCTGGGAAACCTTGTACGTTTGACTGAGCTACAAATGGGTGGCAACTCATTCTCTGGCGGCATCCCAGCGGAGTTGGGTTCCCTTTCGAGCCTGCAGATTGCATTAAATCTCAGTTTTAACAACCTTTCCGGGCAGATACCTCCTCAGCTTGGAAATCTTATCTTACTGGAATTCCTGCTACTCAATAACAACAATTTGACAG GACTCTGCGGTGGGCCTCTTGGTGATTGCGCAACATCACCATATTCACTCTCTTTTCCTCCGGATATGGCGAAGAAACGCCCCCACTTGG GAAAAATCATTCTCTTTGCCGGTTTTGGACATCTAATTTTGTCCAAAGGCTGCAGGGTTCACTTTCCAAGACTTGGTTGCGGCGACTGA